In Macadamia integrifolia cultivar HAES 741 chromosome 5, SCU_Mint_v3, whole genome shotgun sequence, a single window of DNA contains:
- the LOC122080211 gene encoding probable prolyl 4-hydroxylase 7: MAFRVFLPLAFIFLFSFPTFSHASLRVPKWLNENKIGGSVLQFKNGAPFAGFDPTRVTQLSWHPRAFLYEGFLSAEECDHLINLARDKLEKSMVADNDSGKSIMSEVRTSSGMFLSKAQDEVVKRVEARIAAWTFLPEENGESMQILHYENGQKYEPHFDYFHDKANQALGGHRVATVLMYLSDVEKGGETVFPNSEGKMVQPKDDSWSECAKSGYAVKPKKGDTLLFFSLHPDATTDPLSLHGSCPVIEGEKWSATKWIHVRSFEFTKHFGSGDCVDENENCPRWAAAGECDKNPKYMVGSGDSNGFCRRSCNVC; encoded by the exons ATGGCTTTTCGTGTTTTCCTTCCTCTGGCGttcatctttctcttctcattcCCCACCTTCTCTCACGCATCCCTTCGAGTACCAAAATGGTTGAACGAAAATAAAAT AGGTGGATCGGTTCTTCAATTCAAGAATGGTGCTCCTTTCGCCGGTTTTGACCCCACAAGGGTCACCCAACTATCTTGGCATCCCAg GGCTTTTTTATATGAGGGATTTCTGTCAGCAGAGGAGTGTGACCACCTCATTAATCTG GCGAGAGATAAGCTGGAGAAATCGATGGTCGCGGATAATGATTCGGGGAAGAGTATCATGAGCGAAGTGCGGACGAGCTCTGGCATGTTTCTTAGTAAGGCACAG GATGAAGTAGTGAAAAGAGTTGAGGCAAGGATTGCTGCTTGGACCTTCCTTCCTGAAG AAAATGGGGAGTCGATGCAAATTTTGCACTACGAAAATGGCCAGAAGTATGAACCACATTTCGATTATTTTCATGACAAGGCCAATCAAGCACTTGGAGGCCATCGAGTTGCAACAGTACTCATGTACTTATCTGATGTTGAGAAGGGTGGGGAGACTGTATTCCCCAACTCGGAG GGTAAAATGGTTCAACCTAAGGATGATTCCTGGTCTGAATGTGCAAAAAGTGGTTATGCAG TGAAACCAAAGAAAGGTGACACATTGCTGTTCTTCAGCCTTCATCCTGATGCAACAACTGATCCATTGAGCTTGCATGGGAGCTGTCCTGTAATTGAGGGGGAGAAGTGGTCTGCAACAAAATGGATTCACGTAAGGTCCTTCGAATTTACAAAGCACTTTGGAAGTGGAGATTGTGTTGATGAAAATGAGAATTGCCCCCGATGGGCTGCAGCTGGGGAGTGTGATAAGAATCCAAAATATATGGTGGGCTCTGGAGACTCCAATGGATTTTGTAGGAGAAGTTGCAACGTTTGCTAG
- the LOC122078850 gene encoding serine/threonine-protein kinase D6PK-like: MVDNCLIRGGGSGGNADSASAPTSISCSIEELSLEKSSSTRTNSSTLTGSSNSSINTNKISDGCLDGKRSQCSASDAYKDGEFLECVETENSSLSSASCCSSIDGNEASCRSFCPSKPHKGNDLRWDAIQCVKAKDGVLGLGHFRLLKKLGCGDIGSVYLAELRGMGCLFAMKVMDKGLLAGRKKLLRAQTERDILGLLDHPFLPTLYSHFETEKFSCLLMEFCSGGDLHTLRQRQPGKHFSEQVARFYASEVLLALEYLHMLGVVYRDLKPENVLVREDGHIMLSDFDLSLKCNVSPTLIKSSAESSRRISSYCNQPACNLPACVEPACLQPSCFRPRLRIPKARKAMNDGLSLAHTDSLPVLIAEPTTARSMSFVGTHEYLAPEIIKGNGHGSAVDWWTFGIFLYELLHGRTPFKGNGNRETLFNVVGQSLKFPEGSNISNAAKDLIRGLLAKEPQQRLGYKRGATEIKQHSFFENVNWALIRSTHPPDIPEPVDLSFVNHTVRSSMPTNDRGATHSDSSSGPYLEFEFF; encoded by the exons ATGGTTGATAATTGTCTCATCCGAGGTGGTGGTTCTGGTGGTAATGCCGACTCTGCCAGTGCTCCGACGAGCATCAGTTGCAGTATAGAGGAGCTTAGCTTGGAGAAGAGTAGCAGTACCAGAACCAATAGTAGCACTCTCACTGGGTCGAGTAACAGTTCTATAAATACTAATAAGATCAGTGATGGTTGTCTGGATGGGAAGCGAAGCCAGTGCAGTGCCTCTGATGCATATAAGGATGGGGAGTTCTTGGAATGCGTTGAAACTGAGAACAGTAGTTTAAGCTCTGCGAGCTGCTGCAGCAGCATTGATGGTAACGAGGCTAGTTGCAGAAGCTTTTGCCCTAGTAAGCCCCATAAGGGTAACGATCTTCGATGGGATGCAATTCAGTGTGTGAAAGCTAAAGAtggtgttttgggtttgggacATTTTAGGCTTTTGAAGAAGCTTGGTTGTGGGGATATTGGGAGTGTGTACTTAGCGGAGCTTAGAGGGATGGGTTGTCTGTTTGCAATGAAGGTGATGGATAAAGGGTTGTTAGCCGGAAGGAAGAAGTTGCTGAGGGCTCAAACGGAGAGGGATATTTTGGGTCTGTTAGATCACCCATTTCTTCCAACTCTGTACTCCCATTTTGAGACAGAGAAGTTCTCTTGCTTGCTTATGGAGTTCTGCAGTGGAGGAGATCTTCATACACTCCGGCAGCGGCAGCCGGGAAAGCACTTCTCGGAACAAGTAGCACG gttTTACGCTTCAGAAGTTCTTCTTGCCCTAGAGTATCTACATATGTTGGGGGTGGTTTACAGAGACTTAAAGCCTGAAAATGTATTGGTCAGGGAAGATGGCCATATTATGCTTTCAGATTTTGATTTATCATTGAAGTGTAATGTTAGTCCGACCCTCATAAAGTCCAGTGCAGAATCATCCCGTAGGATCTCATCCTATTGTAATCAGCCAGCATGCAATTTACCAGCTTGTGTGGAACCTGCTTGTTTGCAACCTTCATGCTTTCGACCTCGTCTTCGCATTCCTAAGGCACGGAAGGCCATGAATGATGGTTTAAGTCTAGCTCATACAGATTCTCTTCCTGTCCTTATTGCAGAGCCAACCACTGCCCGGTCGATGTCATTTGTAGGGACCCATGAATATTTAGCTCCTGAAATAATAAAGGGAAATGGTCATGGAAGTGCTGTTGATTGGTGGACTTTTGGCATCTTCCTGTATGAACTACTTCATGGAAGGACACCATTCAAGGGAAATGGTAACCGCGAGACATTATTCAATGTAGTTGGGCAATCACTGAAGTTTCCAGAGGGATCAAATATCAGTAATGCTGCTAAGGATTTGATCAGGGGATTACTTGCAAAGGAACCACAACAGAGATTAGGATACAAAAGAGGTGCCACAGAGATAAAGCAGCATTCCTTCTTTGAAAATGTCAATTGGGCTCTCATTCGTAGCACTCACCCTCCAGATATTCCTGAACCAGTTGATCTGTCCTTTGTTAATCATACAGTTAGATCATCCATGCCCACAAATGACAGGGGAGCTACACATTCAGATAGCTCATCAGGGCCTTATCtagaatttgaatttttctag